In Limnohabitans sp. INBF002, one genomic interval encodes:
- the recG gene encoding ATP-dependent DNA helicase RecG, with translation MSSAAQSPAKPLSAPQKALRKLGLDRDIDLALHLPLRYEDETRIVRLVDTREGDMAQIEATVVSCEIAYKPRRQLLVVVDDGSDTCTLRFFSFYPSQQKALAVGNRLRLRGEVKGGFMGRTMMHPSFHMAGGELPNALTPVYPTSAGLPQVYLRKAVHSGLVHAARHGAFVETIPPEHMPRSAMRVGGKAWSLEQALHFLHHPTPDVSLAQLEDRTHPAWQRLKAEELLAQQLSQLQSKRARDELRAPALVLKKGGLHEQLLGVLPFGLTGAQRRVGEEIAQDLMRQVPMHRLLQGDVGSGKTVVAALAAAVAMDGGWQCALMAPTEILAEQHFRKLIGWLEPLLTPLGKRVAWLTGSQKKKERTEMLGIIASGEAALVVGTHAVIQEQVQFKNLALAIIDEQHRFGVAQRLALREKMLTHDGMPEQEPHMLMMSATPIPRTLAMSYYADLDVSTLDELPPGRTPVVTKLVSESRRDELIERIRHQLDEGRQVYWVCPLIEESEALDLANATETHALLTEALNPPGMKPVLVGLLHSRMPPADKKAVMAQFESGAMGVLVSTTVIEVGVDVPNASLMVIEHAERFGLSQLHQLRGRVGRGAAASACVLMYATGESGRVSETARERLRAMVETSDGFEIARRDLEIRGPGEFLGARQSGAALLRFADLAEDGELLQWARELAPLMLDMYPELAERHVSRWLGGKSDFLKA, from the coding sequence ATGTCTTCTGCCGCTCAGTCCCCTGCTAAACCGCTCTCCGCACCGCAAAAAGCGTTGCGCAAGCTCGGGCTGGACCGCGACATTGATTTAGCCCTGCACCTGCCCCTGCGTTACGAAGACGAAACACGCATCGTGCGATTGGTCGACACGCGTGAGGGCGACATGGCGCAAATCGAAGCCACAGTGGTGTCGTGCGAGATTGCCTACAAACCGCGCCGCCAGTTACTGGTGGTGGTGGACGATGGCTCGGATACCTGCACGTTGCGCTTCTTCAGTTTTTACCCTTCGCAGCAAAAAGCCTTGGCTGTGGGCAACCGCCTGCGTTTGCGTGGCGAGGTGAAGGGCGGCTTTATGGGGCGCACCATGATGCACCCCAGCTTTCACATGGCGGGTGGCGAGCTGCCCAATGCGCTCACGCCCGTGTATCCCACCTCAGCGGGTTTGCCTCAGGTGTATTTGCGCAAGGCGGTGCACAGCGGGCTGGTGCATGCCGCGCGTCATGGCGCGTTTGTCGAGACGATTCCGCCAGAGCACATGCCGCGTTCGGCGATGCGTGTTGGCGGCAAGGCCTGGAGTCTTGAACAAGCCTTGCATTTTTTGCATCACCCCACGCCCGATGTGTCGCTGGCGCAGCTGGAAGACCGAACACACCCAGCGTGGCAGCGTTTGAAGGCCGAAGAGTTGTTGGCGCAGCAGCTGTCGCAGTTGCAGTCCAAGCGTGCGCGTGACGAGTTGCGCGCACCTGCGCTGGTGCTGAAAAAAGGTGGCTTGCACGAACAGTTGCTGGGCGTGTTGCCGTTTGGTTTGACCGGCGCGCAGCGCCGTGTGGGTGAAGAAATTGCACAAGACCTGATGCGCCAAGTGCCCATGCACCGTTTGTTGCAAGGCGATGTGGGCTCGGGTAAAACCGTGGTGGCGGCACTGGCTGCGGCGGTGGCCATGGACGGCGGCTGGCAATGCGCACTGATGGCGCCCACCGAAATTTTGGCTGAGCAACACTTTCGCAAATTGATTGGTTGGTTAGAACCGTTGCTCACGCCACTGGGTAAGCGCGTGGCGTGGCTCACGGGCAGTCAAAAGAAAAAAGAACGCACGGAGATGCTTGGCATCATTGCCAGCGGCGAAGCTGCGTTGGTGGTGGGCACGCATGCGGTGATTCAAGAGCAGGTGCAGTTCAAAAATTTGGCCTTGGCCATCATCGACGAGCAGCACCGCTTTGGCGTGGCGCAGCGCTTGGCTTTGCGCGAGAAGATGCTCACGCACGACGGTATGCCCGAACAAGAGCCGCACATGCTGATGATGAGTGCCACGCCCATCCCCCGCACCTTGGCCATGAGCTATTACGCCGACCTCGATGTGTCCACGCTGGACGAGTTGCCACCGGGCCGCACGCCCGTGGTGACCAAGCTGGTATCCGAGTCACGCCGTGATGAGTTGATAGAGCGCATTCGCCATCAGCTCGACGAAGGCCGTCAGGTGTATTGGGTGTGCCCGTTGATCGAAGAAAGCGAAGCGCTGGATTTGGCCAATGCCACCGAAACGCATGCCTTGCTGACCGAGGCGCTGAACCCGCCGGGTATGAAGCCTGTGTTGGTGGGTTTGCTGCATTCGCGCATGCCGCCCGCTGACAAAAAAGCGGTGATGGCACAGTTTGAAAGCGGTGCCATGGGTGTGCTGGTCAGCACCACGGTGATTGAGGTGGGCGTGGATGTGCCCAATGCATCGTTGATGGTGATTGAACACGCCGAGCGTTTTGGCCTGAGCCAGTTGCACCAGTTGCGCGGGCGCGTGGGGCGCGGCGCGGCGGCATCGGCGTGTGTGCTGATGTACGCCACGGGCGAGAGCGGGCGCGTGAGCGAAACCGCCCGCGAGCGTTTGCGCGCGATGGTGGAAACCTCAGACGGGTTTGAAATTGCACGACGCGATTTGGAAATTCGTGGACCCGGTGAGTTTTTGGGTGCACGCCAATCGGGCGCGGCTTTGCTGCGATTTGCGGATTTGGCCGAAGACGGCGAACTGCTGCAATGGGCCAGAGAGTTGGCGCCGTTGATGCTCGACATGTACCCTGAGTTGGCCGAGCGACACGTGAGCCGCTGGTTGGGTGGAAAATCGGATTTTTTGAAGGCCTAA
- a CDS encoding LysR substrate-binding domain-containing protein, with protein sequence MTLTELKYIVAVAREKHFGRAAEACFVSQPTLSVAIKKLEEELDVKLFERSANEVAVTSLGEEIIRQAQSVLEQAANIKEIAKRGKDPLAGPLKLGVIYTIGPYLLPSLVRQAISRTPQMPLMLQENFTVKLLEMLRTGEIDCAIMAEPFPDTGLATAPLYDEPFMAAVPSNHSLATLKEVSADALKNETMLLLGNGHCFRDHVLEVCPEFARFSSNAEGIQKSFEGSSLETIKHMVAAGMGVTLVPRLSVPKEALNTQAKRKKNEETYVRYLPITDDKGGEPPTRRVVLAWRRSFTRYEAIAALRNAIYACELPGVTRLS encoded by the coding sequence ATGACCCTCACCGAACTCAAATACATCGTGGCCGTGGCCCGCGAAAAGCACTTTGGCCGCGCGGCCGAGGCCTGCTTTGTGTCGCAACCCACGCTGTCGGTGGCCATCAAAAAGCTCGAAGAAGAGTTGGATGTGAAGCTGTTTGAGCGCAGCGCCAACGAAGTGGCCGTCACGTCTTTGGGCGAAGAAATCATCCGTCAAGCGCAAAGCGTGCTGGAGCAAGCCGCCAACATCAAAGAAATTGCCAAGCGGGGCAAAGACCCGCTAGCCGGCCCTTTGAAGTTGGGCGTGATTTACACGATTGGCCCGTACTTGCTGCCTAGCCTGGTGCGCCAAGCGATTTCACGGACGCCGCAAATGCCGCTGATGCTGCAAGAAAACTTCACCGTTAAGTTGCTGGAAATGTTGCGTACCGGCGAAATTGATTGCGCCATCATGGCTGAGCCTTTCCCAGACACGGGCTTGGCCACCGCGCCCTTGTATGACGAACCCTTCATGGCCGCAGTCCCTAGCAACCATTCGCTGGCGACTTTGAAGGAAGTCAGCGCGGATGCGTTGAAAAACGAAACCATGTTGCTGCTGGGCAATGGGCACTGCTTTCGAGACCATGTGCTGGAGGTGTGCCCCGAGTTCGCCCGTTTCTCTAGCAATGCCGAGGGGATTCAAAAGAGCTTTGAAGGTTCGTCGCTGGAGACCATCAAACACATGGTGGCGGCAGGCATGGGCGTCACGCTGGTGCCGCGTTTGAGCGTGCCCAAAGAAGCGCTGAATACACAGGCCAAGCGCAAAAAAAATGAAGAGACGTATGTGCGCTATTTGCCCATCACCGACGACAAAGGCGGCGAGCCGCCCACACGCCGCGTGGTGTTGGCGTGGCGCCGCAGCTTCACGCGCTACGAAGCGATTGCTGCTTTGCGCAACGCCATCTATGCTTGTGAATTGCCCGGCGTGACCCGTCTGTCTTGA
- a CDS encoding 4-hydroxybenzoate octaprenyltransferase, with protein sequence MRERLALYLDLIRWNRPAGWLLLLWPSLAALWVAADGWPGWHLLAVFVLGTVLMRSAGCCINDVADREFDRHVKRTAERPVTRGAVSVREALLVGALLALAAFGLVLTTNPATIVWSFAGLAVTLIYPYAKRYVSMPQAVLGVAFSFGIPLAFVAVGGASLTWQDINLQTLNDVVPMQAWGLMLFNLFWVLAYDTEYAMVDRDDDLRIGMKTSAITLGRHDVSAIMAFYAVYLCGWYGLLASEKLGGAWTFALCLAALQAVWHFLLILDRSRDGCFRAFRLNHWLGGTVFAGIAVSYALR encoded by the coding sequence ATGCGTGAACGCTTGGCCTTGTATTTAGATTTGATTCGCTGGAACCGTCCCGCCGGTTGGTTGCTGTTGTTGTGGCCCTCGCTTGCTGCGTTGTGGGTGGCGGCAGATGGCTGGCCCGGCTGGCATTTGCTGGCGGTGTTTGTGCTGGGGACTGTCCTGATGCGCAGCGCAGGCTGCTGCATCAACGATGTCGCCGATCGCGAGTTTGACCGTCACGTCAAACGCACCGCAGAGCGGCCCGTCACTCGGGGCGCGGTGTCGGTGCGCGAGGCGTTGCTGGTGGGCGCCTTGCTGGCGCTGGCGGCGTTTGGCTTGGTGCTCACCACCAACCCTGCCACCATCGTGTGGTCCTTCGCTGGTCTGGCCGTGACCTTGATTTATCCCTACGCCAAACGGTATGTATCGATGCCGCAAGCGGTGTTGGGCGTGGCGTTTAGCTTTGGCATTCCTTTGGCGTTTGTCGCGGTGGGTGGTGCGAGTTTGACGTGGCAAGACATCAACTTGCAGACCTTGAACGATGTGGTGCCCATGCAAGCTTGGGGATTGATGTTGTTCAATTTGTTTTGGGTGTTGGCGTATGACACCGAGTACGCGATGGTTGACCGTGACGACGACCTTCGAATTGGCATGAAGACCTCGGCCATCACCTTGGGTCGCCATGACGTGTCGGCGATCATGGCGTTTTATGCGGTCTATCTCTGCGGCTGGTACGGTTTGTTGGCGTCTGAAAAGCTGGGTGGGGCTTGGACGTTCGCCTTGTGCTTGGCGGCATTGCAAGCCGTGTGGCACTTTTTGCTTATCCTTGATCGTTCGCGGGATGGATGTTTCAGAGCGTTTCGCTTGAACCATTGGCTGGGCGGCACCGTGTTCGCTGGCATTGCGGTGAGTTACGCCTTGCGCTGA
- the proC gene encoding pyrroline-5-carboxylate reductase, translating into MSTPSNTSQTLAFIGGGNMASAIIGGLIKQGTPANRILVVEPFEEARQRLQTQFGVRVLAVADATLAEAGLVIWAVKPQTFKEAAQQTRSFCAHALHLSVAAGIRSDSIANWLGTERVVRAMPNTPALVGLGQTGLFARAAVTAADKAWIEQVVATTGALLWVKDEPLLDAVTAISGSGPAYVFFFIEAMVEAGVKMGLTAEQATQLAIGTFEGASQLAKTANEPPSVLRERVTSKGGTTYAAITSMQNAHLGQLFETALKAAQIRAHELGDEFGA; encoded by the coding sequence ATGTCTACACCCTCTAACACCTCTCAAACCCTTGCATTCATTGGCGGCGGCAACATGGCCAGCGCCATCATCGGCGGCCTGATCAAGCAAGGCACGCCCGCCAACCGCATTTTGGTGGTTGAGCCTTTTGAAGAAGCGCGCCAGCGCCTGCAGACGCAATTTGGCGTGCGCGTTTTGGCCGTCGCCGATGCCACCTTGGCCGAGGCAGGCCTTGTGATTTGGGCCGTCAAACCCCAAACCTTCAAAGAAGCCGCCCAACAAACGCGTAGCTTCTGCGCCCATGCCCTGCACCTGAGCGTGGCCGCCGGTATTCGCAGCGACAGCATTGCCAACTGGCTGGGCACCGAGCGTGTGGTACGCGCCATGCCCAACACCCCTGCGCTCGTGGGACTGGGGCAAACCGGCTTGTTTGCCCGTGCAGCCGTGACCGCGGCAGACAAGGCATGGATTGAGCAAGTCGTTGCCACCACAGGCGCACTGCTGTGGGTGAAAGACGAGCCATTGCTTGATGCCGTCACCGCCATCTCGGGCTCTGGCCCTGCGTATGTGTTCTTTTTCATTGAGGCGATGGTTGAAGCGGGCGTGAAGATGGGCCTGACCGCAGAGCAAGCCACGCAACTGGCCATCGGCACGTTTGAAGGCGCGTCACAACTGGCCAAGACAGCCAACGAGCCGCCCTCTGTCTTGCGCGAGCGCGTCACATCGAAAGGCGGCACCACCTATGCCGCCATCACCTCGATGCAAAACGCCCACCTAGGCCAACTGTTCGAAACCGCGCTTAAAGCCGCACAAATACGTGCGCACGAGCTAGGCGACGAGTTTGGCGCGTAA
- the rplN gene encoding 50S ribosomal protein L14, with product MIQTETRLDVADNTGAKSVLCIKVLGGSKRRYASVGDIIKVSIKEAAPRGRVKKGEVYSAVVVRTAKGIRRGDGSLVKFDGNAAVLLNAKLEPIGTRIFGPVTRELRTEKFMKIVSLAPEVL from the coding sequence ATGATCCAAACTGAAACACGGTTAGATGTCGCTGACAACACCGGTGCGAAGTCCGTTTTGTGCATTAAGGTGCTCGGCGGTTCTAAGCGTCGCTATGCAAGCGTGGGCGACATCATCAAGGTGAGCATCAAAGAAGCCGCTCCGCGTGGCCGCGTCAAAAAAGGCGAGGTGTATAGCGCTGTTGTGGTCCGTACTGCCAAAGGCATCCGCCGTGGCGACGGTTCGCTCGTTAAATTCGATGGCAACGCAGCTGTGTTGCTGAATGCAAAGTTGGAGCCTATCGGCACCCGTATCTTCGGCCCAGTGACGCGCGAGTTGCGCACTGAGAAGTTCATGAAGATCGTGTCATTGGCTCCTGAAGTTCTGTAA
- the rplX gene encoding 50S ribosomal protein L24, with amino-acid sequence MNKIRKGDQVIVLTGRDKGKRGVVSLRKDDSHLVVDGINLVKKHTKPNPMAGTQGGIVDKTMPIHQSNVAIFNAATGKADRVGIKVLADGSKVRVYKSSGEEIKAA; translated from the coding sequence ATGAACAAGATTCGCAAAGGCGACCAAGTCATCGTCCTTACTGGGCGTGACAAAGGCAAGCGTGGCGTTGTGTCGCTGCGTAAAGATGACAGCCACTTGGTGGTCGACGGTATCAACTTGGTGAAAAAACACACCAAGCCAAATCCAATGGCTGGCACGCAAGGTGGCATCGTTGATAAAACAATGCCTATCCATCAGTCCAACGTGGCCATTTTCAATGCTGCTACTGGTAAGGCTGATCGTGTTGGCATCAAAGTCCTGGCAGACGGCAGTAAAGTGCGCGTCTACAAATCCAGCGGCGAAGAAATCAAGGCGGCATAA
- the rplE gene encoding 50S ribosomal protein L5 translates to MARLQQHYREKVAAELTAKFGYTSPMQVPRLTKITLNMGVSEAVADKKVMDNAVSDLTKIAGQKPVVTKAKKAIAGFKIREGQPIGCMVTLRGVQMYEFLDRFVTVALPRVRDFRGISVRAFDGRGNYNIGVKEQIIFPEIEYDKVDALRGLNISITTTAKTDEECKALLAGFRFPFKTEVARG, encoded by the coding sequence ATGGCACGACTCCAACAACACTACCGCGAAAAAGTGGCTGCTGAACTGACTGCTAAGTTCGGTTACACGTCGCCCATGCAAGTTCCACGTTTGACCAAAATCACGTTGAACATGGGCGTGAGCGAAGCTGTGGCTGATAAAAAAGTCATGGACAACGCTGTGAGCGACCTGACCAAAATCGCGGGCCAAAAACCTGTGGTGACCAAGGCTAAGAAGGCGATCGCGGGTTTCAAAATCCGTGAAGGCCAGCCTATCGGTTGCATGGTGACTTTGCGTGGCGTTCAGATGTATGAATTCTTGGACCGTTTCGTGACCGTGGCTTTGCCTCGCGTTCGTGACTTCCGTGGTATTTCTGTCCGTGCCTTTGATGGCCGTGGCAACTACAACATCGGCGTAAAAGAACAAATCATTTTCCCTGAGATTGAGTACGACAAAGTCGACGCACTGCGCGGCCTCAACATCAGCATCACCACGACGGCTAAGACTGACGAAGAGTGCAAGGCGCTTCTCGCTGGTTTCCGTTTCCCATTCAAGACAGAGGTGGCACGTGGCTAA
- the rpsN gene encoding 30S ribosomal protein S14, which translates to MAKQALIERELKRDRLVAKYAAKHAELKAIATDFKRSDEERAAARLGLQKLPRNANPTRQRNRCAITGRPRGTFRQFGLGRAKIRELAFQGNIPGITKASW; encoded by the coding sequence GTGGCTAAACAAGCATTGATCGAGCGCGAGCTCAAGCGTGACCGTTTGGTTGCAAAGTACGCTGCTAAGCATGCTGAGTTGAAGGCAATTGCCACCGACTTCAAGCGTAGCGATGAAGAGCGCGCAGCTGCCCGTTTGGGTCTGCAAAAGTTGCCTCGCAACGCGAACCCAACACGTCAACGTAACCGTTGCGCAATCACCGGTCGTCCACGTGGCACGTTCCGCCAATTCGGCCTTGGCCGCGCCAAGATCCGTGAATTAGCCTTCCAAGGCAACATTCCCGGCATCACCAAAGCCAGCTGGTAA
- the rpsH gene encoding 30S ribosomal protein S8, giving the protein MSMSDPIADLLTRIRNAQMVAKPTVMVPSSKVKIAIAQVLKDEGYIDGFQIKKDAGKTELEITLKYYAGRPVIERIERVSRPGLRVYKGCGAIPQVMNGMGVAIVTTPQGVMTDRKARATGVGGEVLCYVA; this is encoded by the coding sequence ATGAGCATGAGTGATCCAATCGCCGACTTGCTGACTCGCATCCGCAACGCGCAAATGGTGGCTAAGCCCACTGTGATGGTGCCATCTTCCAAAGTGAAGATCGCCATTGCGCAAGTGCTGAAAGACGAAGGCTACATCGACGGTTTTCAAATTAAAAAAGACGCTGGCAAGACTGAGCTTGAGATTACTCTCAAGTACTACGCAGGTCGTCCAGTGATCGAACGCATTGAACGTGTGAGCCGTCCTGGTTTGCGCGTTTACAAAGGCTGCGGCGCTATCCCCCAAGTCATGAACGGCATGGGTGTGGCAATTGTCACAACACCTCAAGGTGTGATGACTGACCGCAAAGCACGCGCTACCGGTGTCGGTGGCGAAGTGTTGTGCTACGTCGCTTAA
- the rplF gene encoding 50S ribosomal protein L6: protein MSRVGKMPVTIPQGVDVSVNNAQISVKGSGGTLSVAAHALVKVVNEAGQVTFTPVDDSREANAMSGTLRQLVNNMVTGVTKGFEKKLILVGVGYKAAAQGSKLNLAVGFSHPVNKDMPEGIKVETPAPTEIIIKGADRQRVGQVAAEIRAIRPPEPYKGKGIRYSDEKITIKETKKK, encoded by the coding sequence ATGTCCCGAGTAGGAAAAATGCCTGTGACCATCCCCCAAGGTGTGGATGTGTCTGTTAATAATGCCCAAATCAGTGTGAAGGGTTCCGGCGGTACGCTGTCGGTTGCTGCCCACGCATTGGTGAAGGTTGTCAACGAAGCTGGTCAAGTGACTTTCACGCCAGTTGATGACTCTCGCGAAGCCAACGCCATGAGCGGTACTTTGCGTCAATTGGTCAACAACATGGTGACCGGTGTGACCAAAGGCTTCGAGAAGAAGCTGATTTTGGTTGGTGTGGGTTACAAAGCTGCGGCACAAGGTTCTAAATTGAACTTGGCCGTGGGTTTCTCTCACCCCGTCAACAAAGACATGCCTGAAGGTATCAAGGTTGAGACGCCAGCGCCAACCGAGATCATCATCAAAGGTGCTGACCGTCAACGCGTCGGTCAAGTGGCCGCTGAGATTCGTGCAATTCGTCCCCCAGAGCCTTACAAAGGCAAGGGCATCCGTTATTCGGATGAGAAGATCACGATCAAAGAGACCAAGAAGAAATAA
- the rplR gene encoding 50S ribosomal protein L18 has translation MLTKKEQRLRRARQTRIRIANQGVARLMVNRTNLHIYATVVSACGTKVVATASSAEADVRKQLGATGKGGNVDAAQMIGKLIAEKAKKAGVEKVAFDRSGFAYHGRVKALADAAREAGLQF, from the coding sequence ATGTTGACCAAAAAAGAGCAGCGACTCCGCCGGGCACGTCAAACACGTATTCGCATCGCCAACCAAGGCGTTGCACGTTTGATGGTGAACCGCACCAACTTGCACATCTACGCTACTGTGGTTTCCGCTTGCGGTACCAAAGTGGTTGCGACAGCATCCTCAGCCGAGGCCGATGTGCGCAAGCAACTGGGCGCAACAGGCAAAGGCGGCAACGTCGATGCGGCGCAAATGATTGGCAAGCTGATCGCTGAAAAAGCGAAAAAAGCTGGCGTCGAAAAAGTGGCGTTTGACCGTTCAGGTTTTGCTTACCACGGTCGCGTCAAGGCTTTGGCCGACGCAGCCCGCGAAGCTGGCTTGCAGTTCTAA
- the rpsE gene encoding 30S ribosomal protein S5 → MAKFQAKAQGDGPEDGLREKMIAVNRVTKVVKGGRILGFAALTVVGDGDGRVGMGKGKSKEVPAAVQKAMEEARRNMTKVTLKNGTIHHKVHGRHGAANVMMIPAPKGTGIIAGGPMRAVFEVMGITDIVAKSHGTSNPYNMVRATLDALNNSTTPAEVAAKRGKNIEEIFA, encoded by the coding sequence ATGGCTAAATTTCAAGCTAAAGCGCAGGGTGATGGTCCAGAAGACGGACTCCGCGAAAAAATGATCGCGGTCAACCGCGTCACCAAAGTGGTTAAGGGCGGCCGTATTCTCGGTTTCGCAGCTTTGACTGTGGTCGGTGATGGCGATGGCCGCGTGGGCATGGGCAAGGGCAAGTCGAAAGAAGTGCCAGCTGCTGTTCAAAAAGCGATGGAAGAAGCCCGTCGCAACATGACAAAAGTCACTTTGAAAAACGGCACGATTCACCACAAGGTGCACGGTCGTCACGGTGCTGCAAACGTCATGATGATTCCAGCACCTAAGGGTACCGGCATCATCGCAGGCGGTCCAATGCGCGCTGTGTTCGAAGTGATGGGCATCACTGACATCGTGGCAAAGAGCCACGGTACATCGAACCCATACAACATGGTTCGTGCAACTTTGGATGCTTTGAACAATTCCACTACGCCAGCAGAAGTTGCTGCTAAGCGTGGCAAGAATATCGAAGAAATCTTCGCCTAA
- the rpmD gene encoding 50S ribosomal protein L30 — protein sequence MTTPQTVKIQLVRSPIGTKESHRATVRGLGLRKLNSVSELQDTPAVRGMINKISYLVKVL from the coding sequence ATGACTACCCCTCAAACTGTCAAGATCCAATTGGTGCGTAGCCCAATTGGCACCAAAGAATCGCACCGCGCCACCGTTCGTGGCCTGGGCTTGCGCAAACTGAATTCTGTGAGCGAGTTGCAAGACACGCCTGCAGTGCGCGGCATGATTAACAAGATCAGCTATCTGGTCAAAGTGCTGTAA
- the rplO gene encoding 50S ribosomal protein L15: protein MELNNITHAPGAKHAKRRVGRGIGSGLGKTAGRGHKGQKSRSGGYHKVGFEGGQMPLQRRLPKRGFKSTTLKYNDEVTLADLQQLGAAEVDMLTLKAAGLVASIARVVKVVKTGELTTAVKLNGIGATAGAKAAIEAAGGSVA from the coding sequence ATGGAACTCAATAACATCACCCACGCACCTGGCGCAAAACACGCCAAGCGTCGCGTTGGTCGCGGTATTGGCTCTGGCCTCGGTAAGACTGCTGGTCGCGGTCACAAAGGTCAAAAGTCACGTTCAGGCGGCTACCACAAAGTTGGTTTCGAAGGCGGTCAAATGCCTTTGCAACGTCGTTTGCCTAAGCGTGGCTTCAAGTCCACCACTTTGAAGTACAACGACGAAGTGACATTGGCTGACTTGCAACAACTCGGCGCTGCTGAAGTTGATATGTTGACACTGAAGGCCGCTGGCCTCGTGGCATCTATCGCTCGCGTGGTCAAAGTTGTCAAGACTGGCGAATTGACTACAGCTGTCAAGCTCAATGGTATCGGCGCTACTGCCGGTGCTAAAGCTGCGATCGAAGCCGCTGGCGGCTCTGTCGCTTAA
- the secY gene encoding preprotein translocase subunit SecY translates to MATTAPSIGNTDKFGDLRRRLVFLLLALVVYRVGAHIPVPGIDPNQLQQLFKGQQGGILSLFNMFSGGALSRFTVFALGIMPYISASIIMQLLTYVLPSLEQLKKEGEAGRRKITQYTRFGTLGLALFQSMGIALALEASAGLVNVPGFGFRMTAMVSLTAGTMFLMWLGEQITERGLGNGISILIFAGIAAGLPGSIGGLLELVRTGAMSILAAILIVIVVALVTYFVVFVERGQRKILVNYARRQVGNKVYGGQSSHLPLKLNMAGVIPPIFASSIILLPATVVSWFSSGDSMRWLKDISAALAPGQPVYVMLYAAAIVFFCFFYTALVFNSRETADNLKKSGAFVPGIRPGDHTAKYIDKILVRLTLAGAVYITFVCLLPEFLILKYNVPFYFGGTSLLIIVVVTMDFMAQVQNYMMSQQYESLLKKASFKTTL, encoded by the coding sequence GTGGCAACTACCGCTCCATCGATTGGCAATACCGACAAGTTCGGCGACCTCCGTCGCCGACTGGTTTTCTTGCTGCTCGCCCTGGTGGTTTACCGCGTGGGTGCGCACATTCCTGTGCCTGGCATCGACCCTAACCAGTTACAACAACTGTTCAAAGGTCAGCAGGGCGGTATTTTGAGCTTGTTCAACATGTTCTCCGGTGGCGCTTTGTCGCGTTTCACGGTGTTCGCGTTGGGTATCATGCCCTATATCTCTGCATCGATCATCATGCAGTTGCTGACTTATGTGTTGCCCTCTTTGGAGCAGCTCAAAAAAGAAGGCGAAGCAGGTCGTCGCAAAATCACTCAGTACACGCGTTTCGGCACGTTGGGCTTGGCTTTGTTCCAGTCCATGGGTATTGCCTTGGCGTTGGAAGCGTCAGCCGGTTTGGTCAACGTGCCAGGCTTTGGTTTCCGCATGACAGCCATGGTCAGCTTGACCGCTGGCACCATGTTTCTGATGTGGTTGGGTGAGCAAATCACTGAGCGTGGTTTGGGTAACGGCATCTCTATTCTGATTTTTGCTGGTATCGCAGCAGGCTTACCTGGTTCTATCGGTGGTTTGCTTGAATTGGTGCGTACTGGCGCGATGAGCATTTTGGCTGCCATCCTCATCGTGATTGTTGTGGCGTTGGTCACTTACTTCGTGGTGTTTGTCGAGCGTGGTCAACGCAAAATCTTGGTGAACTATGCGCGTCGCCAAGTGGGTAACAAGGTGTATGGCGGTCAGTCGTCTCACTTGCCCTTGAAGTTGAACATGGCGGGTGTGATTCCTCCCATCTTTGCTTCGTCCATCATTCTCTTGCCCGCAACTGTGGTGAGCTGGTTCAGCTCTGGTGACAGCATGCGTTGGCTCAAAGATATTTCTGCAGCACTTGCACCTGGACAGCCTGTCTATGTGATGTTGTATGCAGCTGCGATTGTTTTCTTTTGCTTCTTTTACACTGCCTTGGTCTTTAACAGCCGAGAAACAGCGGATAATCTGAAGAAGAGCGGTGCTTTCGTTCCCGGTATTCGTCCCGGCGACCACACCGCTAAATACATCGACAAAATTTTGGTTCGACTCACGCTTGCGGGCGCCGTGTACATCACCTTTGTGTGCTTGCTACCTGAGTTCTTGATCTTGAAATACAACGTGCCTTTCTACTTCGGTGGTACTTCGTTGCTGATTATTGTGGTTGTCACCATGGACTTTATGGCCCAAGTGCAAAACTACATGATGAGCCAACAGTACGAATCGCTGTTGAAGAAGGCAAGTTTCAAAACAACGCTCTAA
- the rpmJ gene encoding 50S ribosomal protein L36, with the protein MRVSASVKKICRNCKIIRRKGVVRVICTDPRHKQRQG; encoded by the coding sequence ATGAGAGTTTCGGCTTCGGTCAAAAAAATTTGCCGCAACTGCAAAATCATCCGCCGCAAGGGCGTGGTTCGTGTGATCTGTACAGATCCACGCCACAAACAGCGTCAAGGTTGA